Within Fusobacterium gonidiaformans ATCC 25563, the genomic segment TTGATAGAAAGCAAAGGAATTGAAAAAAATTTTTCTTTAGATAGTGAGGAGGAATTTTTTGAAAATATATAAAATAAAAGCAAATGCAAAAATCAATATTGGACTGAATATTTTAGGAAAGGCAGAAAATGGATATCATCTTTTGGATATGACTATGCTACCGATTTCTTATTATGATACATTAAGAATTCAAGTATTTTCACAAAAAGGTGGGCTTCATATTTTTTGTAAGGATAGATCCATTCCTAGAGATAAACGGAATATTTTATTTAAAATTTATGAGAAGTTTTATCAATGGACTCAAATAGAGCCGGAGAAAATAAAAATATCTTTACGGAAAAATATTCCATCTGAAGCAGGTTTGGGAGGAGGAAGCTCCGATGGAGCTTTTTTTCTAAAATTCTTAAATACATATTATTCGTATCCTTTAAGCAAAGAAGAATTATTCCGGTTGGCCTTTGAAGTTGGTTCTGATTTACCATTTTTTCTAAAAAATATGGCTTCAAGAGTAGAGGGAACAGGGGAAAAAATAACTCCATTTTTTCATCAATCTAAGCAGAAAATTTTGATTTTTAAGCCAAAATTCGGCTTTTCTACGAAAGAAGCTTATGAGTTATCAGATGCATATTCTACAATAAAGATGGCGGATATTCCATTGATTATACAAGGACTAAAAGATGGAAATATTCAAGAAAAAGAAGAAAATATTTCTAACCATTTAGAGGAAGTACTTTTACTTCATAAAAAAGAACTGAAAAAATTGAAGGAAAAAATAGAAAAATATACTCGCAAAAAGACTTTTATGACTGGAAGCGGAAGTGCTTATTATATTTTTTTAGAAGAAAAATCTGCATATAGTATACGAAGAAAATGTAAAAAGTATTTTAAAGATTGCAAAGTACAACTTTGTAACTTTTTATAAAAAAAGGGAATAAAAAAGGGGAAGGTGTATTACAAATGAAAATTACAGATGTGAGAGTAAAAAAAATTATTGGCGAAGAAACTGGTAGATTAAAAGCATATGTAGATTTGACTTTTGATGAAGCTTTTGTAATTCATGGCTTAAAGTTGATTGAAGGAGAAAGTGGAAAATTTATTGCGATGCCTTCAAGAAAAATGCCAGATGGAGAATTTAAAGATATTGTCCATCCTATTAGCCCCGAATTAAGAAAAGAAATTACAGATTGTGTTATTCAAAAATATGAAGAAGTTTTAAAAGAAGAAATTGTTTCAGAAGAATAGGAACAGAGTAAAAATAGGAATTTTCAAATTCCTATTTTTTCATATTGACAAAACTATTTTTTTTTGTTATTCTATATAAGCAATGAAAATTGGGATGTCGCCAAGCGGTAAGGCAACGGACTTTGACTCCGTTATGCGTTGGTTCGAATCCAGCCATCCCAGCCATGAAAAGAATTATGCTACTCTAATATAAAAAGGGTAGCTTTTTTATTTGTATTAAAAAAAATTTACAAATCTTAAAAATATGATATAATTTTTTATCATAATAAAATAAAGGAGAGTACGATGAAAAAAATAATTTTATTGATTTTTTTACTTTTAGCATTTCACTCTTTTTCCAATCATACTTTAAGTACGGATCATTGGTCTTATGAAGCTTTAAAGCATGTTTCTAATAAGAAAATTATCAATGAAGATATACAACGTTTCGATGGGACCAAATTAGTAACAAAATCAGAATTTGTTTATTCTTTATCGAGAATATTAAAGTTAGTAGAAACAGAAAAGGCCAGTCAAGAAGATATTCGTGTATTGGAATCTTTGATTTTACAGTATTCTGATGAATTGAATAAGATCGGTTTTGATACTAAAACCTATGACAATAAATTAGAAAATATAAACGATAATATACAAATTTTACAAGCATTAGTGAATGAAAATGAAAAAAAAATAGATATTTTAATGAAACGAATTGAGAAATTAGAAAATAAAAAATATTAAATTTATAGATGAGGAGATGCAACAAATATGAAATCTATTAGCTTTGATTTTAAGACTTCAAGACAATTTATCAGTGAAGAGGAAATTGAAAATATCAAACCACAAATTACATTAGCCACAAATATTTTAGAAAATGGGTCTGGTGCAGGAAATGATTTTTTAGGGTGGCTGTCTTTACCAACAAATTACGATAAAGAAGAATTTATTAGAATTCAAGAAGCAGCAGAGAAAATAAAAAAACAATCAGAAGTATTGGTTGTGATTGGAATTGGAGGCTCTTATCTAGGAGCAAGAGCCGTGATTGAATGTTTAAATCACACTTTTTATAATCATTTAGATTCTAAAAAAAGAAATACTCCGGAAATTTATTTTGTGGGACATAATATTTCAGGACGATATATAAAACATTTATTGGAAGTGATAGGAGATAGAGATTTTTCTGTAAATGTGATTTCAAAATCAGGAACAACTACAGAACCGGCGATTGCTTTTCGAATTTTTAAGAAAAAATTGGAAGAAAAATATGGAAAGAAAGAAGCAAAAGAACGAATCTTTGCTACGACCG encodes:
- the ispE gene encoding 4-(cytidine 5'-diphospho)-2-C-methyl-D-erythritol kinase; amino-acid sequence: MKIYKIKANAKINIGLNILGKAENGYHLLDMTMLPISYYDTLRIQVFSQKGGLHIFCKDRSIPRDKRNILFKIYEKFYQWTQIEPEKIKISLRKNIPSEAGLGGGSSDGAFFLKFLNTYYSYPLSKEELFRLAFEVGSDLPFFLKNMASRVEGTGEKITPFFHQSKQKILIFKPKFGFSTKEAYELSDAYSTIKMADIPLIIQGLKDGNIQEKEENISNHLEEVLLLHKKELKKLKEKIEKYTRKKTFMTGSGSAYYIFLEEKSAYSIRRKCKKYFKDCKVQLCNFL
- the spoVG gene encoding septation regulator SpoVG codes for the protein MKITDVRVKKIIGEETGRLKAYVDLTFDEAFVIHGLKLIEGESGKFIAMPSRKMPDGEFKDIVHPISPELRKEITDCVIQKYEEVLKEEIVSEE